A section of the Candidatus Omnitrophota bacterium genome encodes:
- the pilM gene encoding pilus assembly protein PilM produces the protein MRFFKIKKKVITILEIGGDWLKVVQAEPLLSKDRKISRVIIKNIASLSDQALIKIITELSKELKINPDILVVSVPYHLVAVRNLELPSTDLTEIKDMVELQIGKQTPFSRDEIVYDYQVLGTNREGYSGVISAIVQREIIERYFRILEGAGFKAEGRKMALSSEGLVDWARFVYKQPEAGKPYVLIDVNHTASDFEVILNDKLIYSRSISLGFLQFEQDFGRWQEKFVEEVKHSIYAYQNEMLDKEISQILISGAEPLVKGLNADILKERLGLGVGVIAPFKSIPLAGGTLTVRDAGTKGVSVSALLGLALAYPRQEINFIPQELRIEKKLKEKGRDLYFLGIYLILILVIVSSIFLGRMHNKERYLSRLKQEVSGTRARVEKLTNMITEVKIIKDRLTTEGILVRFIYEIHKAVSPDVHLASIRFDGKDHLTIRGVSKTMSEIFNFVSALEDSRCFRNVKTKYATKHKVKNKEMANFEIICPLAAGFQQRLTRISRE, from the coding sequence ATGAGATTTTTCAAGATAAAGAAAAAGGTCATTACGATTTTAGAGATCGGCGGCGATTGGCTGAAAGTAGTGCAGGCCGAGCCCCTTTTAAGCAAAGACAGGAAAATTAGCCGGGTAATAATAAAAAACATCGCATCTTTATCTGATCAGGCGCTTATTAAAATTATCACTGAGTTGTCTAAAGAGCTAAAGATAAATCCGGACATTTTAGTTGTCTCTGTTCCCTACCATTTGGTGGCTGTCAGAAACCTTGAACTTCCCTCTACAGATCTTACTGAAATAAAAGATATGGTCGAGCTTCAGATAGGCAAGCAGACTCCTTTTAGCCGGGATGAGATAGTTTATGATTATCAGGTGCTGGGCACCAACCGGGAAGGATATAGCGGGGTAATCTCGGCTATTGTCCAGAGAGAGATCATTGAAAGATATTTCAGGATATTGGAAGGGGCAGGATTTAAAGCAGAGGGAAGGAAGATGGCTTTAAGTTCGGAAGGCTTGGTTGATTGGGCCCGCTTTGTTTATAAACAGCCGGAGGCCGGTAAACCTTATGTTTTGATCGATGTTAACCACACTGCCAGCGATTTTGAAGTCATCCTTAATGACAAGTTAATATACAGCAGGAGTATTTCCCTTGGATTTCTGCAGTTTGAACAAGACTTTGGCCGGTGGCAGGAAAAGTTTGTCGAAGAAGTAAAACATTCTATCTATGCCTACCAGAATGAAATGCTGGATAAGGAGATAAGCCAGATTTTAATCAGCGGCGCAGAACCTCTGGTTAAGGGTTTAAATGCAGATATTTTAAAGGAGAGACTTGGTTTAGGAGTAGGGGTCATCGCCCCGTTTAAGAGTATTCCCCTGGCCGGGGGAACGTTAACCGTCCGGGATGCCGGCACAAAAGGTGTATCGGTTTCCGCTCTTTTAGGCCTGGCCCTGGCCTATCCCAGGCAGGAGATTAATTTTATTCCCCAGGAGCTGAGGATAGAGAAAAAACTAAAGGAGAAAGGCCGGGATCTTTATTTTCTGGGCATCTACCTGATACTTATTTTAGTAATCGTTTCCAGCATCTTTTTAGGCAGAATGCATAATAAAGAACGGTATCTCTCCCGGCTGAAGCAGGAAGTCAGCGGGACCCGGGCCAGGGTCGAGAAACTGACTAACATGATTACGGAAGTGAAAATAATAAAGGACCGCCTGACCACAGAAGGCATTTTGGTCAGGTTTATTTATGAGATACATAAGGCAGTTTCCCCGGATGTTCATCTGGCCTCGATCCGTTTTGACGGAAAGGACCATTTGACTATCAGGGGGGTATCCAAGACCATGTCCGAGATCTTTAACTTTGTCAGCGCATTAGAAGACTCCCGGTGCTTCCGGAACGTTAAGACAAAATATGCCACCAAACATAAGGTAAAGAACAAGGAAATGGCTAATTTTGAGATTATCTGCCCTCTGGCCGCAGGGTTCCAACAGCGGTTAACCCGGATAAGCAGGGAATAG
- a CDS encoding general secretion pathway protein GspK, with amino-acid sequence MNPKKGSILILTLWVLSFLIVFNIGLARNASSQIGLASYLQDRLKMYYLAKAGIERGIVELQAAGEEYSYSALNQTWADNQEFFKEFPIGGGYMTLSYQLNTEEPITFYGSEDESSRININKVPLEVLKTLLENVGGVKTEEAGDIAGAIVDWRDVDIIVSPGGAEDLYYHSLEMPYPCKNGNFQVLEELLLVKGMTPEIFSKLKDTITVYGDGKININTAGCLTLQALGLSSGLSERIIEFRQAKDEQAGEGEAGNVFKTVGELRNIGSLFTEESIELNRVISLGLFTVTSDVFRIRSSGILKKGDRRLQRNITCVVQRNEKEEPQILYWRED; translated from the coding sequence ATGAACCCTAAAAAAGGAAGTATACTAATCCTCACCCTCTGGGTGTTGAGCTTTTTGATTGTTTTTAATATTGGCCTGGCCAGGAATGCTTCGAGTCAAATAGGCCTGGCCTCCTATCTTCAAGACAGGTTAAAGATGTATTATCTGGCCAAGGCCGGCATAGAAAGAGGAATTGTTGAACTGCAGGCCGCCGGGGAAGAATATTCTTATAGCGCATTAAATCAAACCTGGGCTGATAATCAGGAATTTTTTAAAGAGTTTCCGATCGGCGGCGGATATATGACCCTTAGTTACCAACTAAATACCGAAGAACCAATAACTTTTTACGGTTCAGAAGATGAAAGCAGCAGAATAAACATAAATAAGGTGCCGTTGGAGGTCTTAAAGACGCTTTTAGAAAATGTTGGCGGGGTAAAAACAGAAGAGGCGGGCGACATTGCCGGCGCTATTGTAGACTGGAGAGACGTGGATATCATTGTTTCTCCGGGAGGCGCCGAAGACCTTTATTATCATAGCCTGGAAATGCCTTATCCCTGCAAAAACGGAAACTTCCAGGTATTAGAGGAATTGTTATTAGTCAAAGGAATGACCCCGGAGATATTTTCAAAACTTAAAGACACGATTACTGTCTACGGAGACGGAAAAATCAATATCAATACCGCTGGCTGTCTTACGTTGCAGGCCCTGGGCCTGAGCAGTGGTCTTAGCGAACGGATAATTGAGTTTCGTCAGGCCAAAGATGAACAAGCCGGGGAAGGTGAAGCCGGCAATGTCTTTAAAACAGTCGGTGAATTAAGAAATATCGGTTCTTTATTTACAGAAGAATCTATAGAGCTGAACCGGGTTATTTCTCTCGGTCTGTTTACCGTAACATCGGATGTTTTTAGGATCAGGTCCTCGGGAATTTTAAAAAAAGGAGACCGCAGGTTACAAAGGAACATTACCTGCGTTGTCCAGAGAAACGAAAAGGAAGAACCGCAGATCCTGTATTGGCGCGAAGACTAA